One genomic region from Diachasmimorpha longicaudata isolate KC_UGA_2023 chromosome 18, iyDiaLong2, whole genome shotgun sequence encodes:
- the LOC135170833 gene encoding luciferin sulfotransferase-like: MSATPGEKGGGDVDNFEDLEELWENIFNIEFTGKYISVRGVRLPENFTKFANEIENFEIRDDDVWVCSFPKAGTTWTQEMVWCLGNHLDFEGAKVDLYRRFPFLEKAAILDYSAFERKNPGEKSKEPAVTSLEFCATRPSPRFIKTHLPFHLLPRDLREEKTNAKIIYIWRNPKDTCISFFHHSKLLGGYRGDFPLFCRLFLGDKLLCCPYWSHILGFWNNRDDFQEKMLWLKYEDMKSDLSSVIKKTSKFLGINSLSPEDLEILEDHLSFSRMKTNPAVNKEDWIAYVKHFDLTTESGKFMRSGEVNQWRAVMSPEISHKFDEWTANHIKDSDLTL; the protein is encoded by the exons ATGTCGGCGACGCCGGGGGAAAAGGGGGGCGGGGATGTGGATAATTTCGAAGATCTGGAGGAATTGTGGgagaatatatttaatatCGAATTTACGGGTAAATATATTAGTGTGAGGGGGGTGCGACTGCCAGAGAACTTCACGAAATTTGCAAATGAGatcgaaaattttgaaattcgaGACGATGACGTGTGGGTTTGCAGCTTTCCCAAAGCtg gTACCACGTGGACACAGGAAATGGTTTGGTGCCTAGGGAATCATCTCGATTTCGAAGGTGCGAAGGTGGATTTGTATCGACGTTTTCCGTTTCTCGA AAAAGCTGCTATTCTGGATTATTCAGCATTCGAAAGGAAAAATCCTGGGGAAAAATCGAAAGAACCTGCAGTGACAAGTCTCGAATTCTGCGCGACTCGTCCCTCCCCGAGATTCATAAAAACCCACCTGCCCTTTCACCTTCTTCCTCGGGATCTTCGCGAGGAAAAGACGAATgcgaaaattatttacatctGGAGGAATCCCAAGGACACGTGCATATCGTTTTTCCATCATTCGAAACTCCTGGGGGGGTATCGAGGTGACTTTCCACTGTTCTGCCGACTCTTTCTAGGGGACAAAC TTTTGTGTTGTCCCTATTGGAGCCACATTCTGGGGTTTTGGAACAATCGGGATgattttcaggagaaaatgTTGTGGCTGAAATATGAAGACATGAAATCa GACTTGTCatcagtaataaaaaaaacgtcgAAATTCTTGGGAATAAATTCGCTTTCTCCGGAGGACCTGGAAATCCTCGAGGATCACCTGAGCTTTTCAAGAATGAAGACCAATCCAGCAGTGAACAAAGAGGATTGGATAGCGTACGTCAAACACTTCGACCTCACCACTGAGTCCGGAAAATTCATGCGAAGTGGTGAAGTCAATCAGTGGAGGGCTGTCATGAGCCCTGAAATCTCCCATAAATTCGATGAATGGACAGCCAATCACATCAAGGATTCTGACCTCACcctatga